From the Cryptomeria japonica chromosome 2, Sugi_1.0, whole genome shotgun sequence genome, one window contains:
- the LOC131873649 gene encoding peroxidase 41-like isoform X2, whose amino-acid sequence MLRIAALPPLQPTNLHYKFSLFPFPCSCSSAMLSCSNGFQFSQPVFFLLLKSCLKGGRKGMMMGRIVGILHLILLLLISLPLVRAQLSVDYYKQNCPQVENIIRAEMIRKQSVNPTTAAGTLRIFFHDCFVEGCDASVLIRSTPKNKAEKDADINLSLPGDGFDAVVRAKTAVEARCPGIVSCADIMSIATRDLISLVGGPYYPVKKGRKDGWISQASRVAGNLPLPTMNVDVLTALFQSKGLTQADMITLSGGHTIGFSHCKEFMHRIYRNLPQGLGLLASDQILYSDPQSRGLVQLYASNQTAFFNAFAAAMNKLGAVGVKTGSEGEIRRRCDAFN is encoded by the exons ATGCTCAGGATTGCTGCTTTACCCCCACTCCAACCCACTAACTTACactataaatttagccttttcccCTTCCCCTGCTCCTGCTCCTCTGCTATGCTTTCTTGCTCTAATGGTTTTCAGTTTTCACAACCAGTCTTTTTTCTTCTGCTCAAAAGCTGCCTAAAAGGAGGAAGAAAGGGAATGATGATGGGAAGAATTGTGGGCATTCTGCATTTGATTTTGTTATTGTTGATTTCTCTGCCTCTGGTTCGAGCTCAGCTGTCTGTGGATTATTACAAACAGAACTGTCCTCAAGTAGAGAACATCATTCGGGCTGAAATGATTAGAAAACAATCTGTCAATCCTACCACTGCTGCAGGCACCCTTCGCATTTTCTTTCATGATTGTTTCGTTGAG GGATGTGATGCTTCTGTACTTATTAGATCCACTCCCAAGAACAAAGCCGAAAAGGATGCAGATATAAATCTGTCATTGCCAGGCGATGGGTTCGATGCTGTAGTCCGTGCAAAGACTGCTGTTGAAGCTCGGTGTCCGGGCATTGTTTCCTGTGCAGATATTATGTCCATTGCAACTAGAGACCTAATATCCCTG GTAGGAGGGCCTTATTACCCTGTGAAGAAGGGGAGGAAAGATGGGTGGATCTCACAGGCCTCTAGAGTTGCAGGAAACCTCCCTCTCCCTACCATGAATGTGGATGTTCTCACTGCACTCTTTCAATCAAAAGGCCTAACTCAAGCTGACATGATCACTCTCTCTG GGGGCCACACAATAGGATTTTCCCACTGCAAGGAGTTCATGCACAGGATATACAG AAATCTGCCACAGGGCCTTGGCTTGCTTGCATCAGATCAAATCCTTTACAGTGACCCTCAATCCAGGGGTCTAGTGCAACTTTATGCCTCTAACCAGACAGCTTTCTTCAATGCCTTTGCTGCTGCCATGAATAAGTTGGGGGCAGTGGGTGTCAAGACCGGCAGTGAAGGAGAAAtcaggagaagatgtgatgcattCAATTGA
- the LOC131873649 gene encoding peroxidase 41-like isoform X1 has protein sequence MLRIAALPPLQPTNLHYKFSLFPFPCSCSSAMLSCSNGFQFSQPVFFLLLKSCLKGGRKGMMMGRIVGILHLILLLLISLPLVRAQLSVDYYKQNCPQVENIIRAEMIRKQSVNPTTAAGTLRIFFHDCFVEGCDASVLIRSTPKNKAEKDADINLSLPGDGFDAVVRAKTAVEARCPGIVSCADIMSIATRDLISLVGGPYYPVKKGRKDGWISQASRVAGNLPLPTMNVDVLTALFQSKGLTQADMITLSGGHTIGFSHCKEFMHRIYRYNRTIHVDPTMNFEYAMGLRKACPRKKLDHSIVAFNDVNSPRKFDNGFYRNLPQGLGLLASDQILYSDPQSRGLVQLYASNQTAFFNAFAAAMNKLGAVGVKTGSEGEIRRRCDAFN, from the exons ATGCTCAGGATTGCTGCTTTACCCCCACTCCAACCCACTAACTTACactataaatttagccttttcccCTTCCCCTGCTCCTGCTCCTCTGCTATGCTTTCTTGCTCTAATGGTTTTCAGTTTTCACAACCAGTCTTTTTTCTTCTGCTCAAAAGCTGCCTAAAAGGAGGAAGAAAGGGAATGATGATGGGAAGAATTGTGGGCATTCTGCATTTGATTTTGTTATTGTTGATTTCTCTGCCTCTGGTTCGAGCTCAGCTGTCTGTGGATTATTACAAACAGAACTGTCCTCAAGTAGAGAACATCATTCGGGCTGAAATGATTAGAAAACAATCTGTCAATCCTACCACTGCTGCAGGCACCCTTCGCATTTTCTTTCATGATTGTTTCGTTGAG GGATGTGATGCTTCTGTACTTATTAGATCCACTCCCAAGAACAAAGCCGAAAAGGATGCAGATATAAATCTGTCATTGCCAGGCGATGGGTTCGATGCTGTAGTCCGTGCAAAGACTGCTGTTGAAGCTCGGTGTCCGGGCATTGTTTCCTGTGCAGATATTATGTCCATTGCAACTAGAGACCTAATATCCCTG GTAGGAGGGCCTTATTACCCTGTGAAGAAGGGGAGGAAAGATGGGTGGATCTCACAGGCCTCTAGAGTTGCAGGAAACCTCCCTCTCCCTACCATGAATGTGGATGTTCTCACTGCACTCTTTCAATCAAAAGGCCTAACTCAAGCTGACATGATCACTCTCTCTG GGGGCCACACAATAGGATTTTCCCACTGCAAGGAGTTCATGCACAGGATATACAGGTACAATAGGACAATCCATGTTGATCCCACCATGAATTTTGAGTATGCAATGGGGTTGAGAAAGGCCTGCCCTAGAAAGAAGTTGGATCACAGCATTGTGGCCTTCAATGATGTAAACTCACCAAGGAAATTTGATAATGGCTTCTACAGAAATCTGCCACAGGGCCTTGGCTTGCTTGCATCAGATCAAATCCTTTACAGTGACCCTCAATCCAGGGGTCTAGTGCAACTTTATGCCTCTAACCAGACAGCTTTCTTCAATGCCTTTGCTGCTGCCATGAATAAGTTGGGGGCAGTGGGTGTCAAGACCGGCAGTGAAGGAGAAAtcaggagaagatgtgatgcattCAATTGA